A segment of the Bacteroides intestinalis DSM 17393 genome:
ATCTGCTTCTCATAGTCACCAGTTTGGCAATAAACATTGCCGTTGCAGTTATTTTCTACTATATGTTTGGTCTGGAGATGCAATTGTATTCATTGGCAGGGATTACTGTGTCCTTGAATCTTGTGATAGACAGTACTATCGTTATGACCGACCATATCTTGCACCGGCGTAATCTGAAAGCATTCATGTCTGTGCTGGCGGCTACTTTGACCACGATGGGGGCTTTAGTCATCATTTTCTTTCTGGACGAGAAGATCCGGCTGAATTTGCAGGATTTTGCTGCTGTGGTGATTATTAATTTGGCAGTTTCTCTCTTTGTTGCTCTTTTCTTTGTACCGGCTATGATTGAAAAGATTAGCTTGGTGAAGAAATCTTCAAAGAAGACCTTGCGGCACAAAAACAGGCGAATGTTATTTCGTCCTTATCAGTGGTTGCAGAATGCGAAGCAATGGATGCACCGGCATATACGTATTCGCAGGTTGACTGTTTATTTTACCCATTTCTATCAGGCGCTTATTCGTTTTCTTCTCCGTTGGCGGGTGGCGGTGTGCATTGTGCTGTTGCTGGGGTTCGGATTGCCGGTCTTCCTTCTTCCTGAGAAGTTGGAAGGAGAAGGTAAATGGGAAGAAAGGTATAATAAGACATTGGGATCTTCTACCTATAAGGAAAAAGTGAAACCTATAGTGGATAAGGCTTTAGGCGGAAGCTTACGGCTGTTCGTCCAGAAGGTATACGAAGGAAGCTATTTTAGTCGTAATGAGGAAGTTGTGCTTTATGCCAATGCCAATCTGCCAAATGGAAGTACGCTGGAGCAGATGAATACATTGGTGAAGCGCGTAGAGACTTATCTTAGTGGTTTCAAGGAGATCAAGCAGTTCCATACTTCTGTGTATAATGCACGTAGAGGGAATATTCAGATTTACTTTAAGAAAGAATACCAGCATAGCGGTTTCCCGTATACACTGAAAGCAAATCTGATAGGTAAAGTTTCCGAATTGGGTGGCGGTAGCTGGGATGTATATGGCCTGCAAGATCAGGGATTCAGCAATGACGTTCGTGAAAGCGCAGGTTCTTATCGTATCAAGATGTACGGTTATAATTACGATGAACTTTATGCATGGGCCGAGAAACTGAAAGAAGTATTGCTTTCGCACCGCCGCATAAAAGAGGTATTTATTAAGTCGGAATTCTCTTGGTGGAAAGATGATTATCAGGAATTCTATTTCAACCTGAATAAGGAACGCATGGCTCAGGAAGGTATTGATGCACAACACCTGTTTGCAGCTATTCAGCCGATATTCGGTAAGAACATGCAGGTGGGTTCGGTCATGACGGAAAGTGGCACGGAGAGTGTGAAACTTTCTTCACGTCAGTCACGTGATTATGATGTGTGGGCTATGCAGTTCTTCCCGTATGGTGCGGATGATGGAAAGCATTATAAGCTTTCCGAATTGGCTACGGTGGAAAAGGGGCAGATGCCGCAGCAGATAGCCAAAGAGAACCAGCAATACCGTCTTTGTCTGCAATATGAATATATCGGTTCGTACGAACAAGGTAATAAGATACAGAAGCGGGACTTGGAAGAGTTTAATAAGCTGCTTCCAATGGGATATACAGCCGAGTCGGATAGCCAGTCGTGGGCATGGAACAAGAAAGATAATAAGCAATATCTGTTGCTGTTGGTTGTGATTGCTATTATTTTCTTTACGACGAGTGTGCTGTTCAATTCGTTAAAACAACCTTTGGCTATCATTTTCGTCATTCCGGTATCTTATATCGGTGTATTCCTCACATTCTACTGGTTTCGCCTGAATTTCGACCAGGGAGGTTTTGCATCCTTTGTATTGCTTTGTGGTATTACCGTGAATGCCAGTATTTATATTTTGAATGAGTATAACAGTATTCGCCGCCGCTTTCCGCGCCTTTCCATGCTTCGTGCTTATACAAAGGCATGGAATGCTAAAATAGTGCCTATTTTCCTCACGGTAGTTTCCACGATTCTGGGTTTCATCCCTTTCATGGTGGGGACGGAGAAAGAGGCTTTCTGGTTCCCATTGGCGTCGGGTACTATTGGTGGGTTAATCATGTCTATTATCGGTATTTTCTTCTTTTTACCGGTGTTCTGTCTACCGAGAAAGAAAATACTCAAATCAAAACTGCATAAAGCTTAGAGGAAATTCATCTACAGAAATACTAAGGCATACTGGCAGAAATGTAAGTTTGAAATGGATGATGTTTATGAAAATCAGTATATTTGTAGCATCATACATGAATAATAACCTATGCATATTATATTGAAACTGCTATTGCTACGGGAACGGCTGTTTTGTTTGTTATTTCTTTTCGGGATGACTGTACTTGCAGCATCTTGTCAGCTCCCTGAAAGGGAAGTTTCTGTTCGTCGCACTACGACTTTAAGAGCTGCCGACACAGTACAAAGCCCATCGTTGAAGGGGCTTATCTATTGCTATTATGGTCGTCAAGATCTAAATAGGGGGCACTCTGAGGATGCATTGCATTATTTCTCGCAAGCAGCCGGGTTGTTCAAACAGAAGTTTTTGACAGGGTCTTATGCCAATGCTTTGCGAAATATGGGGCGTGCCCATCTTCTATCTTCCCGTCCGGATAGTGCTTTATATTGTTACTTGCAGGCACAAGAGGCTGCAGCTGACTTCGATCCCATCTTATTTATGGATATTTCTACCGAATTATCTGTTATATGTCAAAATGTGGAAGATTGGGAAGAGGCTAAACGGCAAATGCTTCAATATCGTAGGAGATCGGCAACAGACGAACTTCCGATGCGACGGTCTTCTATGATAGGGATGTTTCTGATAAAGGAGGATTTTATGAATGGAAGGAAGCGGAGTCTGAGTGCATTACAAAGTGAAAAGTTTAAGATAGAAGATTGTCGCCGGTTCGCTTCAGAATATCAGGAGCTTTATATGGATTGGTGTCGGATGAATGAAGAACTGCAGGAATTGGATCGTGATATAAAGGAGAAATATAATAATGAAGTCTTGAAGAATGAAAACCAGAGGATTAGGAATGAGTTGCTGAGCCGTAAGGTATGGTTGCTGTCTATCGGTTTCGGAGCAATGTTTTTGGTTGTAATTGGCTTTGTGTCTTTCCATTTATATAAACGGAATGTTCGGAGGCGTATCGAAAGTTTGCTTGCCCGTCTGAAAGAGAATGAGAAACAATTGGATGAAGGAAGGGTGGAATCGGAAGAAGAACGAGAGCAATTATTACAGGAGAATAAAGAGTTGTCCCAACAGATAGAAAGGTTGTCTGTCCGGCAAAAGGATAAGGATGAACTGAACTCTTGTTTGCAGAAACTGAATATATCCTATACAAAACAATTGAAGGAATATCAGGAAATTCATTCGTTATTGCCTGTTGAGCGTACACTTGCACTGAGTCGGTTATGTCAGTTGCGTTGCCAGCCAGTATGTGGGTTGGTGAAATCGGATGAGGAATGGGGGGAGATATTTGGAGTAATTGATACTCTTTATGGTGATATATCGGCAAAACTGGATGATTATGAACTTGGCATGCAGGAACGGAGAATCTGTTATCTTATCCGTGCCGGGTTTACTAATGCCATGATTGCTACTGTTACTAATGTGACTGTCGATGCTATTGCGAAGTCGAAGCAACGTATGAAGAGCAAGTTTTTGTTGCCTGGGGGTGATACTTTTGATGATTTTATACGGAATTTGTAGAGAATAAGGAGAATATTTTGTCCGGTTGATGCTCTTCTTTTCGCTTTAATTCTTGGACTAATGTATTGACTTTTAGTATTATAATCTATTTGTTTTTTGTCCGGTATCTTTTCTTGTTTAAGTGTTGTATCCTGCCTAACTTTGCTACATTCCAAGTCGGGATGTTAGCTGCATTTCAACTTTGATGCTGATACCGTAAGGCTTTGATCATAATGGAGTAGCTGCCTGTTATGATGGATAGGGCGGAGTCTTTTCTCTATTGTTTTACTTAAAATTGAATGCTTATGAAAAAGATTTTGAATGTCTCGGAAATGAAGCAGGTGCGTGGAGGGGCAGTTCCTTCAAGTTATTGTCGTGAAGGTGAAAAACTGTACACTTGTGTAACCATTTGGCAAGGAGG
Coding sequences within it:
- a CDS encoding efflux RND transporter permease subunit, which produces MSRLSPFTLIVTFVCLALVGLALVPMLPVKLNPSRTLPGFTVRFSMPGTSSRVVEMEATSKLESMLARIKGVKAMYSTSGNGYGSITVDLDKHADVDAVRFEASTIIRQTWSQLPSGVSYPYIDMKVPDENASRPFLSFTLNAPSTPILIQQYAEEHIKPRLAQLQGIYKIDLSGATPMEWRLEYDSEQLRTLGVSISDIRQAIQLHYNKEFLGTHNMDTPEGKQWIRLVLVPDGVSGRFDPSDITVTASDGKIIHLDELVKVAHVEEDPQSYYRINGLNSIYMSITAVETANQLQLSNEVMAEMEDIRLTLPPGYEVHTSYDATEYIREELNKIYFRTGLTVLILLVFVWIITLNLKYLLLIVTSLAINIAVAVIFYYMFGLEMQLYSLAGITVSLNLVIDSTIVMTDHILHRRNLKAFMSVLAATLTTMGALVIIFFLDEKIRLNLQDFAAVVIINLAVSLFVALFFVPAMIEKISLVKKSSKKTLRHKNRRMLFRPYQWLQNAKQWMHRHIRIRRLTVYFTHFYQALIRFLLRWRVAVCIVLLLGFGLPVFLLPEKLEGEGKWEERYNKTLGSSTYKEKVKPIVDKALGGSLRLFVQKVYEGSYFSRNEEVVLYANANLPNGSTLEQMNTLVKRVETYLSGFKEIKQFHTSVYNARRGNIQIYFKKEYQHSGFPYTLKANLIGKVSELGGGSWDVYGLQDQGFSNDVRESAGSYRIKMYGYNYDELYAWAEKLKEVLLSHRRIKEVFIKSEFSWWKDDYQEFYFNLNKERMAQEGIDAQHLFAAIQPIFGKNMQVGSVMTESGTESVKLSSRQSRDYDVWAMQFFPYGADDGKHYKLSELATVEKGQMPQQIAKENQQYRLCLQYEYIGSYEQGNKIQKRDLEEFNKLLPMGYTAESDSQSWAWNKKDNKQYLLLLVVIAIIFFTTSVLFNSLKQPLAIIFVIPVSYIGVFLTFYWFRLNFDQGGFASFVLLCGITVNASIYILNEYNSIRRRFPRLSMLRAYTKAWNAKIVPIFLTVVSTILGFIPFMVGTEKEAFWFPLASGTIGGLIMSIIGIFFFLPVFCLPRKKILKSKLHKA
- a CDS encoding tetratricopeptide repeat protein, whose translation is MTVLAASCQLPEREVSVRRTTTLRAADTVQSPSLKGLIYCYYGRQDLNRGHSEDALHYFSQAAGLFKQKFLTGSYANALRNMGRAHLLSSRPDSALYCYLQAQEAAADFDPILFMDISTELSVICQNVEDWEEAKRQMLQYRRRSATDELPMRRSSMIGMFLIKEDFMNGRKRSLSALQSEKFKIEDCRRFASEYQELYMDWCRMNEELQELDRDIKEKYNNEVLKNENQRIRNELLSRKVWLLSIGFGAMFLVVIGFVSFHLYKRNVRRRIESLLARLKENEKQLDEGRVESEEEREQLLQENKELSQQIERLSVRQKDKDELNSCLQKLNISYTKQLKEYQEIHSLLPVERTLALSRLCQLRCQPVCGLVKSDEEWGEIFGVIDTLYGDISAKLDDYELGMQERRICYLIRAGFTNAMIATVTNVTVDAIAKSKQRMKSKFLLPGGDTFDDFIRNL